The Sporomusa termitida genome has a window encoding:
- a CDS encoding replication-associated recombination protein A, which translates to MDYVQGTFFENRNKAPLADRIRPRTLEEYIGQMHILGKGKILRQLIESDHIPSMILWGPPGVGKTTLAMIIADLTNAKFIAFSAATSGIKEIKEIMAKAEQTRLMGERTVIFVDEIHRFNKAQQDAFLPHVEKGNIILIGATTENPSFEVNSALLSRSRVFVLHSLQTEEIIKLLKYALQDQRGYGGQKIEIADELLELIAVYSNGDARTALNVLEMAVLSGDKQSDATIISQDIVEGCIQKKALLYDKNGEEHYNLISALHKSMRNSDPDAAVYWLARMLEAGEEPLFIARRLVRFASEDIGLADPRALETAIAVYNAVHYLGMPECNVHLTQAVVYLSVAAKSNALYRAYENAKKDANSTLADGVPLHLRNAPTKLMAGLDYGKGYQYAHHAADKVTNMQCLPENLKDRQYYQPAGQGLEKNIKERLELIKKLKTKQ; encoded by the coding sequence ATGGATTATGTACAAGGTACTTTTTTTGAAAATAGGAATAAAGCCCCTTTGGCCGACAGGATCAGGCCAAGAACCCTGGAAGAATATATTGGCCAGATGCATATCCTCGGCAAAGGCAAGATATTGAGGCAGCTTATCGAATCAGATCATATTCCTTCGATGATTCTGTGGGGGCCGCCTGGTGTTGGCAAAACTACCCTGGCAATGATTATCGCCGATCTAACCAATGCCAAGTTTATCGCCTTTAGCGCTGCAACCTCTGGCATTAAAGAGATTAAGGAAATAATGGCCAAAGCGGAACAGACCAGGCTGATGGGCGAGCGAACCGTAATCTTTGTGGATGAAATTCACCGCTTTAACAAAGCACAGCAGGATGCTTTTCTTCCTCACGTCGAGAAAGGCAACATTATTCTCATTGGCGCCACTACCGAAAACCCTTCTTTTGAGGTTAACTCCGCCTTGCTCTCGCGCAGTAGAGTGTTTGTCCTGCATTCCCTGCAAACAGAAGAAATTATTAAGCTATTAAAGTATGCTTTGCAGGATCAAAGAGGCTATGGCGGCCAAAAGATTGAGATTGCCGATGAACTGCTGGAATTAATTGCCGTATATTCCAATGGCGATGCCAGGACGGCGCTTAATGTGCTGGAAATGGCGGTGCTGAGCGGTGATAAGCAGAGTGACGCCACGATAATCAGTCAAGATATCGTCGAAGGCTGCATCCAAAAGAAGGCACTATTGTATGATAAAAACGGGGAAGAACACTATAATCTGATCTCAGCCTTGCACAAATCCATGCGCAACAGCGATCCTGATGCCGCGGTCTATTGGCTGGCTAGAATGCTGGAAGCAGGAGAAGAACCGCTGTTTATTGCCAGAAGGCTGGTCCGCTTTGCCTCTGAAGATATCGGATTGGCGGATCCCAGAGCTTTGGAAACGGCCATTGCCGTGTATAATGCCGTCCATTATCTGGGCATGCCCGAGTGTAATGTGCATTTAACCCAGGCGGTGGTCTATCTTTCCGTAGCGGCCAAGTCCAATGCGCTGTATAGGGCCTATGAAAACGCGAAAAAGGATGCGAACAGTACCCTGGCCGACGGTGTGCCGCTGCATCTTCGGAATGCGCCGACTAAGCTGATGGCAGGCCTCGACTATGGCAAGGGGTATCAATATGCCCATCATGCTGCGGATAAAGTAACGAATATGCAGTGCCTGCCGGAAAATTTGAAGGACCGGCAGTATTATCAGCCTGCTGGTCAAGGCCTTGAAAAAAATATCAAGGAGCGCTTGGAATTGATCAAAAAGCTGAAAACTAAACAGTAA